A region from the Mycolicibacterium phlei genome encodes:
- the fadA6 gene encoding steroid 3-ketoacyl-CoA thiolase FadA6, whose translation MAEAYVIDAVRTAVGKRNGSLAGVHPVDLGAAGWRGLFDRNDVDPAAVDDVIAGCLDTIGPQAGNIGRLSWLAAGFPEEVPGVTVDRQCGSSQQAISFGAQAIMAGTADLIVAGGMQNMSMIPISSAMTVAEQFGFTSPTNESKAWLARYGDQEISQFRGAEMIADKWNISREEMEEFSLASHERAKEAIRSGYFENEIIPIETDNGTFVVDEGPRETSLEKMAALQPLREGGKLTAAMASQISDGASAVLLASEKAVKEHGLKPRARIHHISARGADPVFMLTGPIPATEYALKKTGLSIDDIDTVEINEAFAPVVLAWLKEAGADPAKVNPNGGAIALGHPLGATGAKLFATMLNTLERTGGRYGLQTMCEGGGTANVTIIERL comes from the coding sequence ATGGCTGAGGCCTATGTCATCGACGCCGTCCGCACCGCGGTCGGCAAGCGCAACGGATCCCTGGCCGGCGTCCACCCCGTCGACCTCGGTGCCGCCGGCTGGCGCGGCCTGTTCGACCGCAACGATGTCGATCCCGCCGCCGTAGACGACGTCATCGCCGGCTGCCTCGACACCATCGGGCCGCAGGCCGGCAACATCGGCAGGTTGTCCTGGCTGGCCGCCGGGTTCCCCGAAGAGGTTCCCGGTGTCACCGTCGACCGCCAGTGCGGCTCCAGTCAGCAGGCGATTTCCTTTGGCGCCCAGGCGATCATGGCCGGCACCGCCGACCTCATCGTCGCCGGCGGCATGCAGAACATGAGTATGATCCCGATCTCGTCGGCGATGACCGTCGCCGAGCAGTTCGGCTTCACCTCGCCCACCAACGAGTCCAAGGCGTGGCTGGCGCGTTACGGCGACCAGGAGATCTCGCAGTTCCGCGGCGCGGAGATGATCGCCGACAAGTGGAACATCTCCCGCGAGGAGATGGAGGAGTTCTCGCTGGCCAGCCATGAGCGGGCCAAGGAGGCGATCCGCTCCGGCTACTTCGAGAACGAGATCATCCCGATCGAGACCGACAACGGCACCTTCGTCGTCGACGAGGGCCCGCGCGAGACCTCGCTGGAGAAGATGGCCGCGCTGCAGCCGCTGCGTGAGGGCGGCAAGCTGACCGCCGCGATGGCCAGCCAGATCTCCGACGGCGCCAGCGCCGTGCTGCTCGCCTCGGAGAAGGCGGTCAAGGAGCACGGCCTCAAGCCGCGCGCCCGCATCCACCACATCAGCGCCCGCGGCGCCGACCCGGTGTTCATGCTGACCGGCCCGATCCCGGCGACCGAGTACGCGCTGAAGAAGACCGGCCTGTCGATCGACGACATCGACACCGTGGAGATCAACGAGGCCTTCGCGCCCGTCGTGCTCGCCTGGCTGAAGGAGGCCGGCGCCGACCCGGCCAAGGTCAACCCCAACGGCGGCGCGATCGCGCTCGGCCATCCGCTCGGCGCCACCGGGGCCAAGCTGTTCGCCACCATGCTCAACACCCTGGAGCGCACCGGCGGCCGCTACGGCCTGCAGACGATGTGTGAGGGCGGCGGCACCGCCAACGTCACCATCATCGAGCGCCTCTGA
- a CDS encoding NUDIX hydrolase: protein MADPTPVRPAATAVLARDGRAGLEVLLLKRAGTMSFGADAWVFPGGRVDDADAGADDLFSIEAARRAAVRETEEEAGIAVDGAALRVLSRWVPGPEAPKRFLTWLLFGRAETDDVRVDGSEIVDHRWMAPADALEEHGQQRMGLLPPTWLTLHQLSRHGSVDEANAAIDAVEPEFYESHFVMTETHPVILWHGDAGYETRDADAPGPRHRLHMVKGPWRYERSG, encoded by the coding sequence GTGGCGGACCCGACGCCGGTGCGGCCGGCGGCCACCGCGGTACTGGCCCGCGACGGCCGCGCCGGCTTGGAGGTGCTGCTGCTCAAACGGGCGGGCACGATGTCGTTCGGCGCGGACGCCTGGGTGTTCCCGGGCGGCCGTGTCGACGACGCCGACGCCGGTGCCGACGATCTGTTCAGCATCGAGGCCGCCCGCCGCGCCGCGGTCCGCGAGACCGAGGAGGAGGCCGGCATCGCCGTCGACGGCGCCGCACTGCGCGTGCTGTCGCGGTGGGTGCCGGGACCCGAAGCGCCGAAACGGTTTCTGACGTGGCTGTTGTTCGGCCGCGCCGAGACCGACGACGTGCGGGTCGACGGATCCGAGATCGTCGACCACCGCTGGATGGCTCCGGCGGATGCGCTCGAGGAGCACGGGCAGCAGCGGATGGGTCTGCTGCCGCCGACCTGGCTCACGCTGCACCAGTTGTCGCGGCACGGATCGGTCGACGAGGCCAACGCGGCGATCGACGCGGTCGAACCGGAGTTCTACGAAAGCCATTTCGTGATGACCGAGACCCATCCGGTGATCCTCTGGCACGGCGATGCCGGCTATGAGACGCGCGACGCCGACGCGCCCGGCCCGCGGCACCGGCTGCACATGGTGAAGGGCCCCTGGCGCTACGAGCGCAGCGGCTGA
- a CDS encoding NDMA-dependent alcohol dehydrogenase, translating into MKTNAAVLWELNQPWSIEEIDLDGPKEGEVLIEFQASGLCHSDHHVVTGDFAGVPLPIIGGHEGAGVVVEVGPGVRDLKAGDHVVTSFLPACGRCRWCASGHQNLCDLGALILTGLQADGTYRRKVKGKEVGILSGVGSFSQYGTLAEASVVKIDDDLPLERACLLGCGVMTGWGSAVNTADVKPGDTVVVIGFGGIGSGAVQGARLAGAEHIVVVEPVEAKRDKAFSFGATHFATSMEEASALVMELTRGVMADSALLTMGVLEGRHIDEALNIVRKGGAVVMTAIASMADVTANLSMCMMTLFQKRLLGSLYGEANPRADIPRLLNLYRDGKLLLDETVTAEYKLNDINQGYDDMLAGRNIRGVLIHDHS; encoded by the coding sequence ATGAAGACGAACGCCGCCGTTCTGTGGGAACTCAACCAACCGTGGAGCATCGAGGAGATCGACCTCGACGGCCCGAAAGAGGGCGAGGTGCTCATCGAGTTCCAGGCCAGTGGGCTGTGCCATTCGGACCACCACGTCGTCACCGGTGACTTCGCCGGTGTGCCGCTGCCGATCATCGGCGGCCACGAGGGCGCAGGCGTCGTCGTCGAGGTCGGACCCGGCGTGCGCGACCTCAAGGCCGGTGACCACGTCGTGACATCGTTCCTGCCGGCGTGCGGCCGGTGCCGGTGGTGTGCCAGCGGCCACCAGAACCTGTGCGACCTCGGTGCGCTCATCCTCACCGGCCTGCAGGCCGACGGCACCTACCGGCGCAAGGTCAAGGGCAAGGAGGTCGGCATCCTCTCCGGCGTCGGCAGCTTCTCGCAGTACGGCACGCTGGCCGAGGCGTCGGTCGTCAAGATCGACGACGACCTGCCGCTGGAACGGGCCTGCCTGCTGGGCTGCGGCGTGATGACCGGCTGGGGGTCGGCGGTCAACACCGCCGACGTCAAGCCCGGCGACACCGTGGTGGTCATCGGTTTCGGCGGCATCGGCAGTGGCGCCGTGCAGGGCGCACGGTTGGCCGGCGCGGAGCACATCGTCGTCGTCGAACCCGTGGAAGCCAAGCGGGACAAGGCATTCAGCTTCGGCGCCACCCACTTCGCCACCTCGATGGAGGAGGCCTCGGCGCTGGTCATGGAGCTGACCCGCGGCGTGATGGCCGATTCCGCGCTGCTGACCATGGGTGTCCTGGAGGGCCGCCACATCGACGAGGCGCTCAACATCGTGCGCAAGGGCGGTGCGGTGGTGATGACCGCGATCGCCTCGATGGCCGACGTCACCGCCAACCTGTCGATGTGCATGATGACGCTGTTCCAGAAGCGGCTGCTGGGCAGCCTCTACGGCGAGGCCAACCCGCGCGCCGACATCCCGCGACTGCTCAACCTCTACCGCGACGGCAAGCTGCTGCTCGACGAGACCGTCACGGCCGAGTACAAGCTCAACGACATCAACCAGGGCTACGACGACATGCTTGCCGGGCGCAACATCCGGGGCGTGCTCATCCACGACCACTCCTGA
- a CDS encoding SatD family protein: MSSVKRAASSQVVATLIGDVVGSRRVADRAAVHRALNQALGAVAAGAVDPPAFTVGDEFQGSYPTVGAAIDAALRIRLAVAPEVDVRFGIGWGEVTVLDPEAGIQDGPGWWSARAAIEWTADAQRQPGFALVRTAFRTDDESRRDADALNAALMCRDHLLGSLDDRSMRIVKGLLAGTPKKQIAAAEGISASAVSQRAGRDGLDLIVAASQALRDVP, translated from the coding sequence ATGTCTTCGGTGAAGCGTGCAGCTTCATCACAGGTGGTCGCCACGCTGATCGGCGACGTCGTCGGCTCCCGCCGGGTGGCCGATCGCGCCGCCGTGCACCGCGCGCTCAACCAGGCGCTCGGCGCCGTCGCCGCCGGCGCGGTCGACCCGCCCGCCTTCACCGTGGGCGACGAGTTCCAGGGCAGCTACCCGACCGTCGGCGCGGCGATCGACGCCGCCCTGCGCATCCGGTTGGCGGTCGCCCCCGAGGTCGACGTGCGGTTCGGCATCGGCTGGGGCGAGGTGACCGTGCTCGACCCCGAGGCCGGCATCCAGGACGGTCCGGGATGGTGGTCGGCCCGGGCGGCGATCGAGTGGACCGCGGACGCGCAGCGCCAACCCGGGTTCGCGCTGGTGCGCACCGCGTTCCGCACCGACGACGAGTCCCGGCGCGACGCCGACGCGCTCAACGCCGCCCTGATGTGTCGGGACCATCTGCTTGGATCGCTCGATGACCGATCGATGCGGATTGTGAAGGGACTGTTGGCGGGCACACCGAAGAAGCAGATCGCCGCGGCCGAGGGCATAAGCGCCTCCGCGGTGTCCCAGCGTGCCGGTCGCGACGGCCTGGACCTGATCGTCGCCGCATCCCAGGCGCTGCGGGACGTGCCGTGA
- the ipdB gene encoding cholesterol ring-cleaving hydrolase subunit IpdB → MMSVTRAEVCAVACAELFRDAGEIMVSPMTTIVQIGARLARLTFSPDILLTDGEARLIADTPAIGAPAAIEGWMPFGRVFETLAWGRRHVVMGANQIDRYGNQNLSAFGPHQHPTRQMFGVRGAPGNTINHRTSYWVGNHSTRVFTEPVDIVSGIGWDKVDPDNPAYRFVDVYRVVTNLGVFDFNGPDHQMRAVSLHPGVEPDQVAENTSFEVHGLEQAGTTRLPSEEEQRLLREVIDPKALRDKEVKV, encoded by the coding sequence GTGATGTCGGTGACCCGTGCCGAGGTGTGCGCCGTCGCGTGCGCCGAACTGTTCCGCGACGCCGGCGAGATCATGGTCAGCCCGATGACGACGATCGTGCAGATCGGCGCCCGGTTGGCCCGGCTGACGTTCTCCCCGGACATCCTGCTGACCGACGGCGAGGCCCGACTGATCGCCGACACCCCGGCCATCGGCGCCCCCGCGGCGATCGAGGGCTGGATGCCGTTCGGCCGCGTCTTCGAGACGCTGGCGTGGGGCCGTCGCCATGTGGTGATGGGCGCCAACCAGATCGACCGCTACGGCAACCAGAACCTGTCGGCGTTCGGTCCGCACCAGCACCCGACCCGCCAGATGTTCGGCGTCCGCGGCGCCCCTGGTAACACCATCAACCACCGCACCAGCTACTGGGTGGGCAACCACTCCACGCGGGTGTTCACCGAGCCCGTCGACATCGTCTCCGGAATCGGCTGGGACAAGGTCGATCCCGACAACCCGGCCTACCGCTTCGTCGACGTGTACCGGGTGGTGACCAACCTCGGGGTGTTCGACTTCAACGGCCCCGACCATCAGATGCGCGCGGTGTCGCTGCACCCGGGGGTGGAGCCGGACCAGGTCGCCGAGAACACCTCGTTCGAGGTGCACGGCCTCGAGCAGGCCGGGACCACCCGGCTGCCCTCGGAGGAGGAGCAGCGGCTGTTGCGCGAGGTCATCGACCCGAAGGCGTTGCGCGACAAGGAAGTCAAGGTCTAA
- the ipdA gene encoding cholesterol ring-cleaving hydrolase subunit IpdA, which translates to MTDKRTTLDEAVASIRSGMTIGIGGWGSRRKPMAFIRALLRTDVTDLTVVTYGGPDLGLLCSAGKVKRVYYGFVSLDSPPFYDPWFAKARTSGAIEAREMDEGMLRCGLQAAAQRLPFLPIRAGLGSDVLKFWGDELKTVKSPYPSSDRYEELIAMPALNLDVALVHLNLGDAQGNAAYTGIDPYFDDLYLMAAEKRLLSVEKVVSTEELVKSVPPQALLVNRMMVDAVVEAPNGAHFTTAEPDYRRDEKFQRHYAEAAKDEAAWAEFVKTYLSGSEADYQAAVRKFAEEGAQ; encoded by the coding sequence GTGACGGACAAGAGAACAACTTTGGACGAGGCGGTGGCCTCGATCCGAAGTGGCATGACCATCGGCATCGGCGGATGGGGCTCACGGCGCAAGCCGATGGCGTTCATCCGCGCGCTGCTGCGCACCGACGTGACCGACCTGACCGTCGTCACCTACGGCGGCCCGGACCTGGGCCTGCTGTGCTCGGCGGGCAAGGTCAAGCGCGTCTACTACGGCTTCGTGTCGCTGGACTCGCCGCCGTTCTACGACCCGTGGTTCGCCAAGGCGCGCACCTCGGGCGCGATCGAGGCGCGCGAGATGGACGAGGGCATGCTGCGCTGCGGTCTGCAGGCCGCCGCCCAGCGTCTACCGTTCCTGCCGATCCGCGCCGGCCTGGGCAGCGACGTGCTCAAGTTCTGGGGTGACGAGCTCAAGACCGTGAAGTCGCCCTACCCCAGCAGTGACCGCTACGAAGAGCTCATCGCGATGCCCGCGCTGAACCTCGACGTCGCGCTGGTGCACCTGAACCTCGGTGACGCCCAGGGCAATGCGGCCTACACCGGCATCGACCCGTACTTCGACGACCTGTACCTGATGGCGGCCGAGAAGCGGCTGCTGTCGGTGGAGAAGGTGGTGTCCACCGAGGAGCTGGTGAAATCGGTTCCGCCGCAGGCTCTTCTGGTCAACCGGATGATGGTCGACGCGGTCGTGGAGGCGCCCAACGGTGCCCACTTCACCACCGCCGAACCGGACTACCGGCGCGACGAGAAGTTCCAGCGTCACTACGCCGAGGCGGCCAAGGACGAGGCGGCCTGGGCGGAGTTCGTCAAGACGTACCTGTCCGGCAGCGAGGCGGACTACCAAGCGGCCGTGCGGAAATTTGCAGAGGAAGGGGCGCAGTGA
- the echA20 gene encoding (7aS)-7a-methyl-1,5-dioxo-2,3,5,6,7,7a-hexahydro-1H-indene-carboxyl-CoA hydrolase, which yields MTITSAVTEPHIVSVTVNYPPVNAIPSKGWFELADAITAAGRDQDTHVVILRAEGRGFNAGVDIKEMQNTEGFTALIDANRGCYEAFRAVYECAVPVVAAVNGFCVGGGIGLVGNADVIVASDDAKFGLPEVERGALGAATHLSRLVPQHMMRRLFYTAATVDAATLHQFGSVHEVVPREQLDEAALRVARDIANKDTRVIRAAKEALNFIDVQRVNSSYRMEQGFTFELNLAGVADEHRDAFAGTNKGSK from the coding sequence ATGACCATCACCTCTGCAGTCACCGAACCGCACATCGTCTCGGTGACCGTGAACTACCCGCCCGTCAACGCGATCCCGTCGAAGGGCTGGTTCGAACTCGCCGACGCGATCACCGCCGCCGGCCGTGACCAGGACACCCACGTGGTGATCCTTCGGGCCGAGGGCCGCGGCTTCAACGCCGGTGTCGACATCAAGGAGATGCAGAACACCGAGGGCTTCACCGCGCTCATCGACGCCAACCGCGGCTGCTACGAGGCGTTCCGCGCGGTCTACGAGTGCGCGGTGCCCGTCGTCGCCGCGGTGAACGGGTTCTGCGTCGGCGGCGGGATCGGCCTGGTCGGCAACGCCGACGTGATCGTGGCCTCCGACGACGCGAAATTCGGTCTGCCCGAGGTGGAGCGCGGTGCACTCGGCGCCGCCACCCACCTGTCGCGGCTGGTGCCGCAGCACATGATGCGCCGGCTGTTCTACACCGCGGCCACCGTCGACGCCGCCACCCTGCACCAGTTCGGCTCGGTGCACGAGGTGGTGCCGCGCGAGCAGCTCGACGAGGCCGCGCTGCGGGTGGCCCGTGACATCGCCAACAAGGACACCCGGGTGATCCGGGCCGCCAAGGAGGCGCTGAACTTCATCGACGTGCAGCGCGTCAACTCGAGCTACCGCATGGAGCAGGGCTTCACGTTCGAACTCAACCTCGCCGGTGTCGCCGACGAACACCGCGACGCCTTCGCCGGAACCAACAAGGGATCGAAGTGA
- a CDS encoding SDR family oxidoreductase yields the protein MTDTEGINLGLKDRVVLVTGGVRGVGAGISAVFADQGATVVTCARRPVEGLPYEFHSCDVRDDDAVAAMIEAIVAKHGRLDVVVNNAGGSPYVRADEASAKFSRKIIELNLLGPLSVSTHANAVMQRQQRGGSIINIASVSGRRPTPGTAPYGAAKAGVESLTSTLAVEWAPKVRVNSVVVGMVETEQADLFYGDAESIAAICENVPLGRLAKPDDVGWAAAFLASDAAAYISGASLEVHGGGEPPHYLSTTKADIKR from the coding sequence GTGACCGACACCGAAGGCATAAACCTCGGACTCAAGGACCGGGTGGTCCTGGTGACCGGCGGGGTGCGTGGCGTCGGCGCGGGCATCAGCGCGGTGTTCGCCGACCAGGGCGCCACCGTTGTGACCTGCGCCCGCCGTCCCGTCGAGGGCCTGCCGTACGAGTTCCACTCCTGCGATGTGCGCGACGACGACGCGGTGGCCGCCATGATCGAGGCCATCGTCGCCAAGCACGGCCGGCTCGACGTCGTGGTGAACAACGCGGGCGGCTCGCCGTACGTGCGCGCCGACGAGGCGTCGGCGAAGTTCAGCCGCAAGATCATCGAGCTCAATCTGCTTGGGCCGCTGTCGGTGTCGACGCACGCCAACGCGGTGATGCAGCGCCAGCAGCGAGGCGGCTCGATCATCAACATCGCCAGCGTGAGCGGCCGTCGCCCGACGCCGGGCACCGCACCCTACGGTGCGGCCAAGGCCGGGGTGGAGAGCCTGACGTCGACGCTGGCCGTCGAGTGGGCGCCGAAGGTGCGGGTGAACTCGGTGGTGGTCGGCATGGTCGAGACCGAGCAGGCCGACCTGTTCTACGGCGACGCCGAGTCGATCGCCGCCATCTGCGAGAACGTGCCGTTGGGGCGGCTGGCCAAACCGGACGACGTCGGCTGGGCCGCCGCGTTCCTGGCCTCGGACGCCGCCGCCTACATCAGCGGGGCCTCGCTCGAGGTGCACGGCGGCGGAGAGCCGCCGCACTACCTGTCCACCACCAAAGCCGACATCAAACGTTAG
- a CDS encoding SDR family oxidoreductase, with amino-acid sequence MGLLDGRVVIVTGAGNGIGRAHALAFAAEGARVVVNDIGVGLDGSPASGGSAAQAVVDEIKAAGGEAIANGSNVADWKQAEELIQSAVDTFGGLDVLVNNAGIVRDRMFANTSEEEFDAVIAVHLKGHFATMKHAASYWRAQSKAGNTVDARIINTSSGAGLQGSVGQANYSAAKAGIAALTLVGAAEMGRYGVTVNAIAPSARTRMTENVFAEMMATQDKEFDSMAPENISPLVVWLGSAESRDVTGRVFEVEGGIIRVAEGWNRGAEIDKGARWDPAELGPVVSDLLQKSRQPLPVFGA; translated from the coding sequence ATGGGACTGCTCGACGGCCGTGTGGTCATCGTGACGGGCGCGGGGAACGGCATCGGCCGGGCGCACGCGCTGGCATTCGCCGCTGAGGGCGCGCGCGTCGTGGTCAACGACATCGGCGTCGGGTTGGACGGGTCGCCCGCCAGCGGTGGCAGTGCCGCGCAGGCCGTCGTCGACGAGATCAAGGCCGCCGGCGGCGAGGCGATCGCCAACGGCTCCAACGTCGCCGACTGGAAGCAGGCCGAGGAGCTGATCCAGTCCGCCGTGGACACCTTCGGTGGACTCGACGTGCTGGTGAACAACGCCGGCATCGTGCGTGACCGGATGTTCGCCAACACCAGCGAAGAGGAGTTCGACGCCGTCATCGCCGTGCACCTCAAGGGGCACTTCGCCACGATGAAGCACGCCGCCTCGTACTGGCGCGCGCAGTCCAAGGCCGGCAACACCGTCGACGCCCGCATCATCAACACCAGCTCCGGCGCTGGCCTGCAGGGCAGTGTCGGGCAGGCCAACTACTCCGCGGCCAAGGCGGGTATCGCGGCGCTGACCCTGGTCGGTGCCGCCGAGATGGGCCGCTACGGGGTGACCGTCAACGCGATCGCGCCGTCGGCGCGGACCCGGATGACCGAGAACGTGTTCGCCGAGATGATGGCCACCCAGGACAAGGAGTTCGACTCCATGGCGCCGGAGAACATCTCGCCGCTGGTGGTGTGGCTGGGCAGTGCCGAGTCCCGCGACGTGACCGGCCGGGTGTTCGAGGTCGAGGGCGGCATCATCCGGGTGGCTGAGGGCTGGAACCGCGGCGCCGAGATCGACAAGGGCGCGCGCTGGGATCCGGCCGAACTCGGCCCGGTGGTCAGCGATCTGCTGCAGAAGTCGCGGCAGCCGCTGCCGGTGTTCGGGGCCTGA
- a CDS encoding EspA/EspE family type VII secretion system effector encodes MIVLAAFESTWSNARGTFGQGAPQPGSRYDGSAALRRMQDSLGSAMPDSRWTGPASSAYGAAAAEHRSVFGGLADLDQRLSAQIDRSAAVVAAGRERLDAIRQWVRAAAAAVPQSAAGERMLLPIVQKAIGEVVEVVRTSNGELNAIGARIAGLGDEYRMLGEQKFGREGYLQFAGGGDKDGREPDNEYERALRDAGLLDEKPSGYYAEWLENAERQGVPPETLVEIARRHNITPESFKVLEGMEKITDRDGKSFFLMPTDISADDARKAALMTYILNCGTDYDETPGREFPDTPPYSADEVGRIIERQSANSWSYNRDVGFVHGNGGRLVTTPNGMLMGLGGNEYQDLFSQGGGTTWGDIFMVNIDDPSDPAQTLRDMIGDGVMYYPTESGEGRPGNNRLDLDRILHHEEIHSRQWQRLGYLGFIDAYLTGKLVELFTDHPLEKEAGLSDGGYE; translated from the coding sequence ATGATCGTGTTGGCGGCGTTCGAGTCGACCTGGTCGAACGCGCGCGGCACCTTCGGGCAGGGCGCGCCGCAGCCGGGTTCCCGGTACGACGGCAGCGCGGCACTGCGCAGGATGCAGGACAGCCTCGGGTCGGCGATGCCGGACAGCCGCTGGACGGGGCCGGCGTCGTCGGCGTACGGTGCCGCGGCGGCCGAACACCGCAGCGTGTTCGGCGGGCTCGCCGACCTGGATCAGCGGCTCAGCGCGCAGATCGACCGGTCGGCGGCGGTGGTCGCCGCGGGCCGGGAACGGCTCGACGCGATCCGGCAGTGGGTGCGCGCCGCGGCGGCCGCCGTCCCGCAGAGCGCGGCCGGTGAGCGGATGTTGCTGCCGATCGTGCAGAAGGCCATCGGCGAGGTGGTCGAGGTCGTCCGGACCTCCAACGGCGAACTGAACGCGATCGGGGCGCGGATCGCCGGGCTGGGTGACGAGTACCGGATGCTCGGCGAGCAGAAGTTCGGCCGGGAAGGCTACCTGCAGTTCGCCGGGGGCGGGGACAAGGACGGCAGGGAACCGGACAACGAGTACGAGAGGGCGTTACGCGACGCCGGCCTGCTGGACGAGAAGCCCAGCGGGTACTACGCCGAGTGGCTGGAAAACGCGGAACGCCAGGGAGTTCCGCCGGAGACACTGGTCGAGATCGCCCGCCGCCACAACATCACCCCTGAGAGTTTCAAGGTGCTGGAGGGGATGGAGAAGATCACCGATCGCGACGGTAAGTCGTTCTTCCTGATGCCCACGGATATCAGCGCCGACGATGCCCGCAAGGCCGCGCTGATGACCTACATCCTCAACTGCGGCACCGACTACGACGAAACACCGGGTAGGGAATTCCCTGACACGCCTCCGTACTCCGCCGACGAGGTCGGCCGCATCATCGAGCGTCAGAGCGCCAACTCGTGGAGCTACAACCGCGATGTCGGCTTCGTACACGGCAACGGCGGACGGTTGGTGACCACCCCGAACGGCATGCTGATGGGGTTGGGCGGCAACGAATACCAGGATCTGTTCAGTCAGGGCGGCGGCACCACCTGGGGCGACATCTTCATGGTCAACATCGACGACCCCAGCGACCCCGCTCAGACGCTTCGCGACATGATCGGCGACGGCGTGATGTACTACCCGACCGAAAGCGGTGAAGGCCGACCGGGCAACAACCGGCTGGACCTCGACCGCATCCTGCATCACGAGGAGATCCACTCTCGACAGTGGCAGCGCCTCGGCTATCTCGGCTTCATCGACGCCTACCTCACCGGCAAGCTCGTCGAGCTCTTCACCGACCACCCGTTGGAAAAGGAAGCCGGCCTGTCGGACGGAGGTTACGAGTGA
- a CDS encoding histidine phosphatase family protein, which yields MHDSHTRHVRRVLIAALSAVLLVLATAIPAWAMRVTFVRHAESAANAAGVIDTKVPGPELSPLGQQQAEAIAAELAAAGFDGFYVSSMQRTLLTAQPTLDLLGNPAYETLPGLREISAGIFDGSSEDEGLGRIGYALAPITWMLGARFLPVIGGEDGNSFDARVDGALRHIADNGDENAVVFSHGATIMFWVMMNVDNPDFGLMLSHQLDNTEQVVIEGSPDEGWTLVSWAGRPVSPNPSLPVKLFVNVRDLVVAPQTALYNIGRAFASGDVAALAQAVRDGVVDVVSAVVRFVPDTVRDIVDEFRPAPKVENDLEKDLEDDFQVANVHRVAAVTGTGTGTGTDTVTDGADSENDGDADPLESPKDKKRNGATDLSDGNKVVPGDKVTEPVKGDDALAEKQATEEEAEPAAQPEPGPEDSDDDAGDDDAGASEPAAA from the coding sequence ATGCACGACAGCCACACACGTCACGTTCGCAGGGTTCTGATCGCCGCGCTGTCGGCGGTGCTGCTGGTGCTGGCCACCGCGATCCCGGCGTGGGCGATGCGGGTGACCTTCGTGCGGCACGCCGAGTCGGCGGCCAACGCGGCCGGTGTCATCGACACGAAAGTGCCTGGCCCCGAGTTGAGCCCGCTCGGACAGCAGCAGGCCGAGGCGATCGCCGCGGAACTGGCCGCCGCGGGCTTCGACGGCTTCTACGTGTCGTCGATGCAGCGCACCCTGCTCACCGCGCAGCCGACGCTGGATCTGCTGGGCAATCCGGCCTACGAGACGCTGCCGGGTCTGCGGGAGATCTCGGCGGGCATCTTCGATGGCTCCTCCGAGGACGAGGGCCTCGGGCGGATCGGATACGCGCTGGCGCCGATCACGTGGATGCTGGGCGCCCGCTTCCTGCCCGTCATCGGCGGCGAGGACGGAAACTCGTTCGACGCCAGGGTCGACGGCGCGCTGCGGCACATCGCCGACAACGGCGACGAGAACGCGGTGGTGTTCTCGCACGGCGCCACGATCATGTTCTGGGTGATGATGAACGTCGACAACCCGGACTTCGGGTTGATGCTCAGCCATCAGCTCGACAACACCGAGCAGGTGGTGATCGAGGGCAGTCCCGATGAGGGTTGGACGTTGGTGAGCTGGGCGGGCCGGCCGGTGTCGCCGAACCCGTCACTGCCGGTCAAGTTGTTCGTCAACGTGCGGGATCTGGTGGTGGCACCGCAGACCGCGCTGTACAACATCGGCCGCGCGTTCGCCTCCGGTGACGTCGCTGCGCTGGCGCAGGCCGTGCGCGACGGCGTCGTCGACGTGGTGTCGGCGGTGGTGCGGTTCGTGCCGGACACGGTGCGCGACATCGTCGACGAGTTCCGCCCGGCCCCGAAGGTGGAGAACGACCTCGAGAAGGACCTCGAGGACGATTTCCAGGTCGCGAACGTGCACCGCGTCGCGGCGGTCACCGGCACCGGCACCGGCACCGGCACCGACACCGTCACTGACGGCGCCGACTCCGAGAACGACGGCGATGCGGATCCGCTGGAGTCGCCGAAGGACAAGAAGCGCAACGGTGCAACGGATCTGAGCGACGGCAACAAGGTGGTACCGGGCGACAAGGTCACCGAACCGGTCAAGGGCGACGACGCGCTTGCCGAAAAGCAGGCCACCGAGGAGGAGGCCGAACCGGCCGCACAGCCCGAGCCCGGGCCCGAGGACAGCGACGACGATGCCGGGGACGACGATGCCGGCGCCTCGGAGCCGGCCGCCGCATAG